A section of the Falco rusticolus isolate bFalRus1 chromosome Z, bFalRus1.pri, whole genome shotgun sequence genome encodes:
- the TOPORS gene encoding E3 ubiquitin-protein ligase Topors codes for MAEPLRRLVEGARRRRRRPPGEERREPAGSGRCRTRRRLRADAAPARAGIEGPVANMTSADKDFSEESGFSPKASTSKLPTDASPDSKCPICLDTFDNVAYLDRCLHRFCFRCVQEWSKNKAECPLCKQPFFSIFHTIRAEDDFKEYILSPSENNSFASPDGQRFRYRTTMTGERRTGGSAFRRTLSPPDNGILFEGLSSEPVRQRDGEIQQMIRRLASRRQASAEGRSMRQIEEEDMINFRRALYRTGVRIRSIQDGGRYRDISAEFFRRNPACLHRLVPWLKRELTVLFGAHGSLVNIVQHIIMSNVTRYDLESQAFADDLKPFLLNRTEHFLHEFISFARCPFNLEAYDQHANYDCPAPSYDEGSHSDSSIITISPDMAYSQGPDNNLSAVTGLGQAPWDDETPGPSYSISEEVRATMASPLEMSESSDGDSATKNRGTKLQTQLQANADSNNSDSSSDNCVIVRYVKPLAERTPEVVELSSDSEESIREEKREDVKKQQPIQCGSWSDSEPSRSFSPCSPTYKEGIGSGRSCLSPAVEKTESKDVDKNKYKVKDLSPQNLSWSPSPGSDTVCSPWNHRWSRKRKSRSPQSCSRNNRGSHDHQSRRERRSKSQSKRKRSRSRDSSKHRSKRSSRRSRAHDTRISLKSQRDSLSRESTPSREASRSRSRSKGHSKRRSRSRDSDRYYVRHNYKSRYQWSYAFCSRKTLGDGYESSSRRRTQSNNLYSRQSSSPEYRIRSFIEKRDPHTQRGLHERHYYCYERCRSRSRSSNRSRTPSGGTDRMKSEKPGGKRKYKTRHLENAFVESTSLERENDPKKTFSKFSDCYKNEDSLSDNRGSSETKHKKKKKKMRSPSVEIVYEGKATHTRHLKKKKKKHKKKHRKHHMSNTAHSSPVVITIDSDSSKEPESTECDSSVTWTGTTQINERENESPSSFLGRTGCEDIYRVGEGTGGAAKKCSIPTRRGGLDGDIKNADVELRDTVADQNLTIVDTSSNTPHRETVTSYFQEAPAAPSGQLPSPRTSFLERPERQPLILRLPKRLVNRSSWFDFPKEKM; via the exons ATGGCAGAACCGTTACGGCGCCTGGTGGAgggcgcccgccgccgccgccgccgcccgcccggggaGGAGCGGCGGGAGCCCGCGGGCTCCGGGCGTTGCCGGACGCGGCGCAGGCTGAGGGCGGACGCGGCCCCAGCCCGTGCGGGGATCGAGGGCCCGGTAGCG AACATGACTTCAGCAGATAAGGATTTTTCAGAAGAGAGCGGCTTTTCACCAAAAGCCAGCACCAGCAAGCTGCCAACAGATGCGTCTCCTGACTCTAAATGCCCCATCTGCTTGGATACATTTGACAATGTTGCATATTTAGATCGCTGCTTGCATAGGTTCTGTTTCCGCTGTGTCCAGGAGTGgtcaaaaaacaaagcagagtgCCCCCTCTGCAAGCaaccctttttttccattttccatacAATTCGTGCTGAAGATGACTTTAAAGAGTACATACTCAGCCCTTCAGAAAATAACTCTTTTGCCAGCCCTGATGGCCAGAGATTTCGTTACCGTACCACCATGACAGGGGAACGCCGCACTGGCGGTTCTGCTTTCCGAAGGACACTGTCCCCTCCAGATAATGGGATATTGTTTGAAGGATTGTCAAGTGAACCAGTGCGGCAGAGAGATGGAGAGATTCAGCAGATGATAAGGAGGCTGGCCTCAAGGAGGCAGGCTAGTGCAGAGGGCAGATCTATGCGGCAGATTGAGGAGGAGGACATGATCAACTTCCGCAGAGCTCTGTACCGTACTGGTGTGCGTATTCGTAGTATTCAGGATGGTGGCCGCTATCGAGACATTTCAGCAGAGTTTTTCCGCCGCAACCCTGCTTGCCTTCACAGGCTGGTTCCTTGGTTGAAGCGAGAACTTacagtcctttttggtgccCATGGATCTTTGGTTAATATTGTACAGCACATTATCATGAGTAATGTGACTAGGTATGATCTGGAAAGTCAGGCCTTTGCTGACGACTTAAAGCCATTTTTGCTGAATCGGACTGAACACTTCTTACATGAATTCATCAGTTTTGCCCGTTGTCCTTTTAACTTAGAAGCATACGATCAACATGCCAATTATGACTGTCCTGCACCATCATATGATGAAGGAAGCCACTCAGACTCATCAATTATTACAATATCTCCAGATATGGCATATTCTCAAGGGCCAGATAATAATTTGTCTGCTGTGACTGGTCTTGGTCAGGCCCCCTGGGATGATGAAACTCCGGGGCCTTCCTATTCCATTTCAGAAGAGGTTCGTGCAACCATGGCTTCTCCTCTGGAGATGTCAGAAAGTTCTGATGGGGACTCTGCTACAAAGAATCGAGGAACCAAACTGCAAACTCAGTTACAAGCTAATGCTGACTCAAATAATAGTGACTCTTCCTCAGACAATTGTGTTATTGTTCGGTATGTTAAGCCATTAGCTGAGAGGACACCAGAAGTGGTCGAGCTGTCCTCGGACTCTGAGGAATCTAtcagggaagagaagagggaagatgtgaagaaacagcagccaATCCAGTGTGGCAGCTGGAGTGATAGTGAACCAAGCAGGAGTTTCTCACCATGTTCCCCCACATATAAGGAGGGTATCGGTAGTGGCAGAAGCTGTTTATCTCCTGCAGTTGAGAAGACAGAGTCAAAAGATGTTGACAAGAACAAATACAAGGTAAAAGATCTGTCTCCACAGAACTTAAGCTGGAGCCCCTCTCCAGGGAGTGACACAGTATGCTCCCCTTGGAATCACAGATGGTCCAGAAAGAGGAAGTCCAGGAGCCCACAATCGTGTTCACGGAACAATCGAGGTAGTCATGACCATCAGTCTAGGAGGGAGCGTCGTAGCAAAAGCCAATCTAAAAGGAAACGATCAAGAAGCAGAGATAGTAGCAAACACAGgagcaaaagaagcagcaggaggtcAAGGGCTCATGACACCAGAATCTCTCTAAAAAGCCAGAGAGACTCCCTAAGTCGTGAGAGCACGCCTTCCAGAGAAGCAAGCAGATCACGATCACGTAGCAAAGGCCACAGCAAAAGGAGATCAAGAAGCAGAGACAGTGATCGTTATTATGTAAGACACAATTATAAAAGTAGATACCAGTGGAGTTATGCTTTCTGTAGTCGAAAGACACTTGGAGATGGCTATGAGTCCTCCAGCAGGAGGAGGACTCAGTCTAATAACCTCTACTCAAGGCAATCTTCTAGTCCAGAATACAGGATACGATCATTTATTGAAAAGAGAGATCCACATACCCAGAGGGGACTCCATGAGAGACACTACTACTGTTATGAAAGATGCAGGTCAAGGAGTCGATCAAGCAACAGGTCAAGGACTCCTTCTGGAGGAACTGACAGAATGAAAAGTGAAAAGCCTGGTGGAAAAAGGAAGTACAAAACTCGCCACCTGGAGAATGCATTCGTGGAGAGCACAAGtctagaaagagaaaatgaccCTAAGAAAACTTTCTCAAAATTCAGTGACTGTTACAAAAATGAAGATAGCCTTTCAGACAATCGAGGAAGCAGCGAGACaaagcataagaaaaagaaaaaaaagatgaggagTCCAAGTGTGGAGATAGTCtatgaaggaaaagcaacacacacaagacatcttaaaaagaaaaagaaaaagcataagaAGAAACACCGAAAACATCACATGAGTAACACGGCACATTCTTCTCCAGTAGTGATTACAATTGATAGTGATAGTAGCAAGGAGCCAGAAAGTACTGAATGTGACAGCAGTGTTACCTGGACCGGCACAACTCAGATAAATGAGAGGGAAAACGagtctccatcttcttttctgGGAAGGACAGGATGTGAAGATATTTACAGAGTTGGTGAGGGAACTGGAGGAGCAGCCAAAAAATGCAGTATTCCTACCAGaaggggaggtttagatggtgacattaaaaatgctgatgttGAACTTCGAGACACAGTAGCTGATCAGAATCTTACGATAGTGGATACCAGCAGTAACACTCCTCACAGGGAAACTGTAACCAGCTACTTTCAagaagcaccagcagcaccttcTGGTCAGCTGCCTTCCCCTAGGACTTCCTTCCTAGAGCGTCCAGAGAGACAACCATTGATACTAAGACTGCCAAAGAGACTTGTCAACAGATCCTCTTGGTTtgattttccaaaagaaaaaatgtag